A stretch of Sulfurimonas xiamenensis DNA encodes these proteins:
- the lolA gene encoding LolA-like outer membrane lipoprotein chaperone, with the protein MRYLFLTILISMQLFASLEEITSFEADFTQSITDEKDKTIIYSGHIVALKPQNVKWSYKKPVEKYVYINKFEVTVVEPEIEQVIIRRLESNFDFFKIISNAKKIEENKYLAYYRDSKFTIIKHNSLIESISYLDEFENRVKITFKNQKQNQVIDTTIFKPIFSLKFDIIRD; encoded by the coding sequence ATGAGATACCTTTTTTTAACAATTTTAATAAGCATGCAGTTATTTGCATCACTTGAAGAGATTACTTCATTTGAAGCAGATTTTACACAAAGTATTACAGATGAAAAAGATAAAACAATTATATACAGTGGTCATATTGTGGCATTAAAACCTCAAAATGTTAAGTGGAGCTATAAAAAACCTGTTGAGAAATATGTATATATAAATAAATTTGAAGTAACAGTTGTTGAACCGGAAATAGAACAAGTTATTATTAGAAGACTAGAATCAAATTTTGATTTTTTTAAAATTATATCTAATGCTAAAAAAATTGAAGAAAATAAATATTTAGCCTACTACAGAGACTCTAAATTTACAATAATAAAGCATAACTCTTTAATTGAATCAATATCATATTTAGATGAATTTGAGAACAGAGTTAAAATAACTTTTAAAAATCAAAAACAAAATCAAGTTATTGATACAACTATATTTAAACCAATTTTTTCTTTAAAGTTTGATATTATAAGAGATTAA